A genomic window from Diorhabda sublineata isolate icDioSubl1.1 chromosome 8, icDioSubl1.1, whole genome shotgun sequence includes:
- the LOC130447907 gene encoding uncharacterized protein LOC130447907 encodes MISMTENFMELPIHISSLVLVFLLILLPCWFSTTVTTKSDRISTSIYSLPWYNCQSLKVKKDLVQFIRMAERPIEFTAMGLVTLSNDTFIKIMRTTFSFYTFLDFLNGREAK; translated from the exons ATGATTTCTATG ACAGAAAATTTTATGGAGCTACCTATTCATATATCCTCCTTAGTTCTTGTATTTCTTTTGATATTACTCCCTTGCTGGTTTTCAACAACTGTTACAACAAAG aGCGACAGAATTTCTACTTCTATTTATTCATTACCGTGGTATAATTGTCAATCTTTGAAAGTTAAAAAAGATTTGGTTCAATTTATTCGCATGGCTGAAAGACCTATTGAATTTACAGCGATGGGACTTGTCACTCTTTCCAATGATACTTTCATCAAG ATAATGCGCACTACTTTCTCATTCTACacgtttttggattttttaaatgGACGAGAAGCTAAATAA